One window from the genome of Methyloradius palustris encodes:
- a CDS encoding aminoglycoside phosphotransferase family protein: protein MEADKLAQQVSDAIVTDSRIQYLHVWLAGVLGGRDYSFATASADASFRRYFRIGHNDQTIIAMDAPPPQENCALFVHAAEVFLAAGLNVPKVIAQDLDQGFLLLSDLGNTTYLSALNDESAPELYSDASAALIQLQLASREDAFPDYDEELLSREMQLFPDWYILKYLGLTLNEKQAAVLSNTFALLNKNILSQGQVFVHRDYHARNLMVCEQNPGILDFQDAVYGAITYDLVSLLKDAYIAWEEPQVLDWTIRYWQSAQKAGLPVPNDFGDFYRDFEWMGAQRHIKVLGIFARLYHRDGKDAYLKDMPLVMEYLRRVCARYVELRPMLRLLDELQGQSPQVGYTF, encoded by the coding sequence ATGGAAGCAGATAAATTAGCACAACAAGTCAGTGATGCAATTGTGACAGATAGCAGAATTCAGTATTTGCATGTATGGCTGGCTGGCGTTTTGGGCGGCCGTGATTATAGCTTTGCAACAGCATCTGCTGATGCGAGCTTTCGTCGCTATTTCCGAATCGGGCACAATGACCAAACCATTATTGCTATGGATGCGCCGCCACCCCAAGAAAACTGCGCGCTTTTTGTACATGCTGCTGAAGTGTTTCTAGCTGCTGGCCTAAATGTGCCTAAAGTGATTGCGCAAGACTTAGACCAAGGTTTTTTATTATTGAGCGATTTGGGCAACACGACCTACCTGAGCGCACTCAATGATGAAAGCGCCCCAGAGCTATATTCAGATGCAAGCGCCGCACTCATTCAATTACAACTTGCGAGCCGTGAAGACGCATTCCCTGATTATGATGAAGAATTGCTAAGTCGTGAAATGCAATTATTCCCTGACTGGTATATTTTAAAGTATCTGGGGCTCACTTTGAATGAAAAACAAGCTGCTGTTTTGAGCAATACTTTTGCCCTACTCAATAAAAATATTCTCTCACAGGGACAAGTCTTCGTTCACCGTGATTACCATGCGCGCAACCTCATGGTCTGTGAGCAGAACCCAGGCATTCTCGATTTTCAGGATGCGGTCTATGGTGCGATCACCTATGATCTAGTGTCATTGCTTAAAGATGCTTATATCGCCTGGGAAGAGCCACAAGTGCTGGATTGGACGATACGTTATTGGCAATCCGCACAAAAGGCAGGTCTTCCTGTGCCTAATGATTTTGGTGATTTTTACCGTGATTTTGAATGGATGGGCGCACAGCGTCATATCAAGGTGCTTGGAATATTCGCGCGTTTGTATCATCGTGATGGCAAGGATGCTTATCTCAAAGATATGCCATTGGTGATGGAGTATCTACGCCGAGTCTGCGCAAGATATGTGGAGTTGAGGCCTATGCTGAGACTGCTGGATGAGCTGCAAGGCCAGTCTCCACAGGTTGGATATACGTTCTAA
- a CDS encoding LPS-assembly protein LptD — MKIHSTTLAICLIFTAYGSAYAEQTSDTTEAIKPIVDAETSPDSVVIEGDQLQIQMNRKFKSIGNAVLHQQKQDIYGDTIEYDIENKELHAIGNVRLITSGGSVTGPELRMQLEESTGRIDDAKFSMNKALALPSAKSSNLAIDQSASLVGATQQLSSPSNDQPLPSASKQQNGARGDARVILLEGEDKKRFKHSRYTTCDANSDDWYIKSSDLVIDNYTKTATARNAVVEFQGVPILYTPWIDFSFLNQRKSGLLTPTVGTTSKSGFEVLTPFYWNIAPNMDATLATRYLSRRGLQYQGELRYVTETYSGIDNIEYLDNDDTTGKARYYAKLKHTQNFGNGWSGGFSVEKVSDNQYFSDLSTRITATSVVNLPQQGSLSYVDDAWNFNALVQKYQTLDGVSFPYERLPQLTLTRNDDFGLLSSNVYSQWVSFNRNSSAPLTTLTPSGASISTAVTGNRFVAYPSISLPMAQPYGYITPKLGVRYSSYSLNNSAYSVTDASGVTTAGNYESTSQSIPTFTLDSGLFFDRNARVVNNSYTQTLEPRLFYVYIPYKDQSMLPVFDSSDSDLNMGSLFRENQFIGNDRINNANQLSLAVTTRMIDNKTGEQRLAASLGQRFYFDDQKVFIPGTPVRSGNSSDIVAALTAKLLSKWSVDAAWQFNTDTGKAVKSNIGTRYSPEPGKTLNLSYRYTENFLDQINVSGQWPLTPNWYGLARYNYSFKETQPIEGLAGLEYDAGCWVARGVFQRVSTATANANYAIFVQLELGGLTSIGSDPLSLLNRSIPGYTNSSLIPNSVQQPTY; from the coding sequence GTGAAAATTCACTCAACCACATTAGCTATATGCCTTATTTTCACTGCTTATGGCTCGGCATATGCAGAACAAACATCCGATACAACAGAGGCTATCAAGCCTATCGTTGACGCAGAGACTAGTCCAGATAGCGTGGTCATCGAAGGTGACCAATTACAGATACAGATGAATCGTAAATTCAAATCCATCGGCAATGCAGTATTGCATCAGCAAAAACAGGATATTTACGGCGATACCATTGAGTACGATATTGAAAATAAAGAATTGCATGCCATTGGCAATGTGCGCCTAATCACTAGCGGTGGCAGTGTAACTGGCCCTGAATTACGCATGCAGCTTGAAGAAAGCACAGGCCGTATTGATGATGCCAAATTTAGCATGAATAAGGCCCTAGCACTCCCCTCTGCCAAGAGCTCTAATTTAGCAATTGATCAAAGTGCGAGTTTGGTAGGTGCAACACAACAACTCAGTAGCCCTTCAAATGATCAGCCATTACCCTCTGCGTCCAAGCAGCAGAATGGAGCACGCGGTGATGCAAGAGTCATCTTGCTTGAGGGCGAAGATAAGAAGCGATTCAAGCATTCACGCTACACCACTTGCGATGCCAATTCAGACGATTGGTACATTAAGTCTAGCGATCTGGTCATTGATAATTACACCAAAACAGCAACTGCACGTAATGCTGTTGTTGAGTTCCAAGGTGTACCTATCCTTTACACACCATGGATTGACTTCTCTTTCTTAAATCAAAGAAAAAGTGGCTTGCTAACTCCGACAGTTGGCACGACCAGTAAAAGCGGATTTGAAGTGCTTACTCCGTTTTATTGGAATATTGCTCCCAACATGGATGCCACGTTGGCAACGCGCTACCTAAGCCGTCGGGGCCTACAATACCAAGGTGAGCTACGCTATGTCACAGAGACATACTCTGGTATTGATAATATTGAATATTTAGATAACGACGACACCACAGGCAAAGCTCGCTACTACGCAAAACTCAAACATACCCAAAACTTTGGTAATGGCTGGTCTGGCGGATTTAGCGTAGAAAAAGTATCTGATAATCAATATTTCTCAGATTTAAGCACACGGATTACAGCGACTAGTGTTGTGAACTTACCGCAACAAGGCTCATTAAGTTATGTAGATGATGCCTGGAATTTTAACGCTCTAGTGCAAAAGTACCAGACACTTGACGGTGTATCTTTTCCATATGAACGCCTACCTCAGCTAACGCTTACCAGAAATGATGACTTCGGCTTACTGAGTAGTAACGTCTACTCACAATGGGTCAGCTTTAATCGAAATTCTAGCGCACCGCTCACCACGCTTACACCCAGTGGGGCATCTATCAGCACAGCGGTAACTGGAAATCGATTTGTGGCTTATCCAAGCATCAGTCTGCCGATGGCACAACCTTACGGCTATATCACGCCTAAATTAGGCGTGCGTTACTCAAGTTACAGTTTAAATAATAGTGCTTATTCAGTGACTGACGCGAGTGGAGTAACGACCGCAGGAAACTATGAGTCAACCAGCCAGAGCATTCCAACCTTCACGCTTGATAGCGGTCTCTTTTTTGACCGCAATGCGAGGGTTGTGAACAATTCATACACGCAGACTTTAGAACCAAGACTTTTCTACGTATATATTCCATACAAAGATCAATCTATGCTGCCCGTGTTTGACTCATCAGACTCAGACTTAAACATGGGTTCGTTGTTTCGTGAAAATCAGTTCATCGGCAATGATCGAATAAATAATGCCAATCAACTGAGTTTAGCAGTGACGACCCGTATGATTGACAATAAAACGGGGGAGCAGCGTTTGGCAGCATCCTTAGGACAACGCTTTTACTTTGACGATCAGAAAGTATTTATCCCTGGCACACCAGTTCGCTCTGGTAACTCATCTGATATTGTGGCCGCACTCACCGCTAAACTTTTGAGCAAATGGAGCGTAGATGCCGCATGGCAATTCAACACGGATACTGGCAAGGCGGTTAAATCCAACATTGGCACACGCTACAGCCCTGAACCTGGTAAAACATTGAATCTAAGCTATCGCTATACAGAAAATTTCCTTGATCAAATCAATGTTTCTGGACAATGGCCATTGACTCCAAACTGGTATGGCTTGGCACGCTACAATTATTCATTTAAGGAAACTCAGCCGATTGAAGGCTTGGCTGGGCTTGAATATGATGCAGGTTGTTGGGTAGCCCGTGGTGTATTCCAACGTGTGTCAACTGCAACAGCCAATGCCAACTACGCGATTTTCGTTCAGCTTGAATTAGGTGGTTTAACTTCCATCGGCTCTGACCCACTCTCCCTGCTTAACCGCAGCATTCCTGGCTATACCAATAGCAGCTTGATTCCCAATTCCGTTCAGCAACCCACTTATTGA
- a CDS encoding peptidylprolyl isomerase — protein MSPKFLATRFLYAAFLAITFSTALHAEESKIDRIVAVVDQGVITENELNDRIRIVTTQLEKQGNPLPPQAVLQKQILERLINDRLQLQYAAQTGLRVDDAQLDKTVERIADQNKMSVPDFRQALAAEGIGYRKFREDIRNEIILARLREREVDNKINITEAEIDNYFTTQSSQNNEAKDEYEISHILIRTREDSSPEDLQRLRTKAEQALKQLQTGTPFSQVSASFSDAPNALEGGALGWKNSGQIPALFTDALKQLQPGQLTPILRSPNGFHILKLTNRRGGSSPTVIQQTHARHILIKLSEVVSESDAKHRMDDIKERLDNGGNFADLARQYSEDGSASNGGDLGWLNPGDTVPEFEKAMNELKDNEISQPIRTPFGWHIIQVLERRNQDMSKESARLKARQEIRTRKADEAYQDWVRELRDRAFVEIRLEDKY, from the coding sequence ATGTCCCCCAAATTCTTAGCTACACGCTTTCTATATGCTGCATTTTTGGCAATCACTTTCTCAACCGCACTCCATGCAGAAGAATCCAAAATTGACCGCATTGTGGCGGTGGTTGATCAGGGTGTGATTACTGAGAATGAGCTGAATGACCGCATTCGTATTGTGACCACTCAGCTTGAAAAACAAGGCAACCCACTGCCGCCCCAGGCTGTATTACAGAAGCAGATTCTTGAACGTCTAATCAATGACCGCCTACAGCTGCAATACGCTGCACAGACTGGATTGCGCGTGGATGATGCACAACTGGATAAAACTGTTGAGCGGATCGCTGACCAAAACAAAATGAGCGTGCCTGACTTCCGCCAAGCGCTTGCCGCTGAGGGTATCGGCTATCGCAAATTCCGCGAGGATATTCGTAACGAAATCATCCTGGCAAGACTGCGTGAGCGCGAAGTAGATAACAAAATCAATATTACTGAAGCTGAAATCGACAATTATTTCACCACACAATCATCGCAAAATAATGAGGCTAAGGATGAGTACGAAATCTCGCATATCCTAATTCGTACACGTGAAGACAGCAGCCCTGAGGATTTACAAAGATTACGTACCAAAGCTGAACAAGCGCTCAAGCAATTGCAAACGGGCACTCCATTTTCTCAGGTATCTGCTAGCTTCTCAGATGCTCCCAATGCATTGGAAGGTGGTGCCTTAGGTTGGAAAAACAGTGGTCAGATTCCTGCACTATTTACTGACGCGCTGAAACAATTGCAACCGGGGCAATTAACCCCAATATTACGCAGTCCGAATGGCTTTCACATCCTCAAGCTCACCAATCGCCGCGGTGGGTCATCGCCAACCGTCATCCAGCAAACGCATGCACGCCATATACTGATTAAGCTCAGCGAAGTCGTCTCTGAAAGTGATGCTAAACACCGCATGGATGATATTAAAGAACGGCTGGATAATGGTGGTAATTTTGCCGACTTGGCACGCCAATACTCTGAAGATGGCTCTGCCTCAAATGGTGGTGATCTCGGCTGGCTGAACCCAGGGGATACCGTGCCTGAATTTGAAAAAGCCATGAATGAGTTGAAAGATAATGAAATCAGCCAACCGATACGCACACCGTTCGGCTGGCATATTATTCAAGTGCTAGAGCGCCGCAATCAAGATATGTCCAAAGAATCCGCACGCCTCAAAGCGCGTCAGGAAATCCGTACACGCAAAGCAGATGAAGCCTATCAGGACTGGGTACGTGAACTGCGTGACCGCGCCTTTGTTGAAATTCGGCTAGAAGATAAATACTAG
- the pdxA gene encoding 4-hydroxythreonine-4-phosphate dehydrogenase PdxA has product MSAQNHPRIVVTAGEPAGIGLDLCAMLAWKAIPASIVVIADHNALKNRATMLSLSLQIQDFKHGDSIPQHAGNGQLYVLHQPASAAVSAGELNPVNSTYVLKTLTTAIDGCVNHEFDAMVTAPVHKGVINDAGIAFTGHTEFLAEYTDTSQVVMMLVGGGMRVALTTTHLPLNAVSAAITQESLENTIRILHHDLVTRFGIKTPKILVAGLNPHAGESGYLGYEEIETITPVLERLRAENMQLIGPLPADTLFTPHHLANADCVLAMYHDQGLPVLKYASFGGGVNVTLGLPIIRTSVDHGTALDLAGKGNIEIGSLLAAIDLAIELAQRQSTQ; this is encoded by the coding sequence TTGAGCGCTCAAAATCATCCTCGTATCGTCGTCACTGCTGGTGAGCCCGCAGGCATAGGCCTGGATTTGTGTGCCATGCTGGCGTGGAAAGCTATACCAGCGAGCATCGTCGTGATTGCCGATCACAATGCATTGAAGAACCGAGCCACGATGCTGAGCTTAAGCTTGCAAATTCAAGATTTCAAGCATGGTGATAGCATCCCGCAACATGCAGGTAATGGTCAATTGTATGTATTGCACCAGCCAGCATCAGCGGCCGTTTCTGCTGGAGAACTCAATCCAGTCAATAGCACTTATGTATTAAAAACCCTGACTACGGCGATTGATGGCTGTGTGAATCATGAGTTTGATGCCATGGTCACAGCCCCAGTACACAAGGGTGTCATCAATGATGCAGGCATCGCATTTACAGGCCACACCGAGTTTCTGGCCGAATACACCGACACATCTCAAGTGGTGATGATGCTAGTTGGCGGCGGCATGCGCGTGGCGCTTACCACTACGCACCTGCCACTCAATGCGGTGAGCGCTGCGATTACTCAAGAAAGTCTGGAAAATACCATCCGCATTTTGCACCATGACTTGGTCACTCGCTTCGGCATCAAAACTCCGAAGATTCTTGTTGCAGGGCTTAATCCTCACGCTGGTGAGAGTGGTTATCTAGGCTATGAAGAAATCGAAACCATCACGCCAGTACTTGAGAGGTTACGAGCTGAGAACATGCAACTGATAGGCCCATTACCCGCCGATACGCTCTTCACGCCACATCACCTTGCCAATGCAGATTGCGTATTAGCCATGTATCACGACCAAGGCTTGCCTGTACTCAAATATGCAAGCTTTGGCGGCGGCGTCAATGTTACGCTTGGCTTGCCCATTATTCGCACTTCAGTTGATCATGGCACTGCGCTAGATTTAGCGGGCAAAGGCAATATCGAAATCGGCAGCCTTTTAGCTGCGATTGATTTAGCAATCGAACTCGCTCAAAGACAATCAACTCAATGA
- the rsmA gene encoding 16S rRNA (adenine(1518)-N(6)/adenine(1519)-N(6))-dimethyltransferase RsmA, giving the protein MKHIAKKRFGQNFLTDQSIIHSLVEAIDPKAQDILVEIGPGLGALTQPLTKKMPHLHVVEIDRDIIAWMQNHYKAGSLTIHESDALKFDFSKLGEAIRVVGNLPYNISTPILFHLLDNVANIIDMHFMLQKEVVERMVAAPSTAAYGRLSVMLQYRLQMDYLFTVPPEAFDPAPKVESAFVRAVPHSTLPYVAKDEALFAKIVVNAFGQRRKTLRNTLKGLLDDEGFATLAIDSQLRAENISVAQFVAIANHLA; this is encoded by the coding sequence ATGAAACACATCGCCAAAAAACGCTTCGGCCAAAACTTCCTTACTGACCAGAGCATTATTCACAGCTTGGTTGAAGCGATAGACCCGAAAGCCCAAGATATTCTGGTTGAAATCGGCCCTGGTTTAGGCGCGCTCACCCAGCCGCTCACTAAAAAAATGCCGCACTTGCATGTAGTCGAGATAGACCGTGACATTATTGCCTGGATGCAAAATCACTATAAAGCAGGCAGCCTCACGATTCATGAGTCGGATGCACTGAAGTTTGATTTTTCCAAGCTGGGTGAAGCTATTCGAGTGGTTGGCAACCTGCCCTACAACATATCAACGCCCATCCTGTTTCACCTGCTTGATAATGTAGCCAATATCATCGACATGCACTTCATGCTGCAAAAAGAAGTAGTTGAACGCATGGTAGCAGCACCATCCACAGCCGCTTATGGCAGGCTATCCGTGATGCTGCAATATAGGCTTCAGATGGATTATCTATTCACCGTACCGCCAGAGGCTTTTGACCCAGCACCAAAAGTAGAATCGGCATTTGTAAGAGCCGTGCCACATAGCACCCTGCCATACGTAGCAAAGGACGAAGCCTTATTCGCAAAAATCGTGGTCAATGCGTTTGGTCAACGTCGCAAAACCTTGCGCAATACACTCAAAGGGCTGCTGGACGATGAAGGCTTTGCCACACTTGCCATAGACTCACAATTGCGTGCCGAGAATATATCCGTGGCGCAATTCGTTGCCATCGCCAACCATTTAGCCTGA
- the adk gene encoding adenylate kinase — protein MRIILLGAPGAGKGTQATHIKEKYNIPQISTGDMLRAAVKAGTQLGLEAKKFMDAGGLVPDEVIIGLVKERIKDADCQAGFLFDGFPRTIPQAEAMKQAGVGIDYVVEIDVPDEAIVERMSGRRSHPASGRTYHVKFNPPKVTGKDDITGEDLVQREDDKEETVQKRLQVYHEQTKQLVGYYSNWANSGIGSAPKYVKVNGLGDMEKIRDNIFAQLK, from the coding sequence ATGAGAATCATCTTATTAGGCGCTCCAGGCGCTGGTAAAGGCACCCAAGCCACCCACATCAAAGAAAAGTACAACATCCCCCAGATTTCAACGGGCGATATGCTGCGCGCTGCGGTAAAAGCAGGTACGCAACTTGGCCTAGAAGCCAAGAAATTCATGGATGCAGGTGGTTTAGTACCCGATGAAGTGATTATCGGCTTAGTCAAAGAACGCATCAAAGATGCTGACTGCCAAGCAGGCTTTTTGTTTGATGGCTTTCCGCGCACCATTCCACAGGCTGAAGCCATGAAACAAGCTGGTGTTGGCATTGATTACGTGGTGGAAATTGATGTTCCTGATGAAGCAATCGTAGAGCGCATGAGCGGCCGCCGCTCACACCCTGCTTCTGGCCGCACCTATCACGTTAAATTCAATCCACCAAAAGTAACGGGCAAAGATGACATCACAGGTGAAGACTTGGTACAGCGTGAAGACGATAAAGAAGAAACCGTGCAGAAGCGTTTACAGGTGTACCACGAACAAACCAAACAGCTGGTTGGCTACTACTCCAATTGGGCGAACTCTGGTATTGGCAGCGCGCCTAAATATGTGAAAGTGAATGGTTTGGGCGACATGGAAAAGATACGCGACAATATCTTTGCTCAATTAAAATAA
- the leuS gene encoding leucine--tRNA ligase, with the protein MQQQYPFREIEKTAQTFWETNKTFAASEVSDKPKYYCLSMFPYPSGKLHMGHVRNYTIGDVLSRFHRMRGYNVMQPMGWDAFGLPAENAAIKNETAPAAWTYSNIEHMKTQLKQLGLAVDWDREIATCKPEYYRWEQWLFTELFKKGLIYKKTSTVNWDPVDQTVLANEQVIDGRGWRSGAVIEKRDIPQYFMKITAYADELLSDLDKLDGWPEQVKTMQRNWIGKSFGCEVEFPIVGGEGNLKVYTTRPDTLMGATYVAVAAEHPLATQAAQNNPALQEFIAECKRGSVAEADVATAEKKGMDTGSFVTHPLNGEQLPVWVANYVLMGYGEGAVMAVPAHDERDYAFAKKYHLPFKAVISSSRWKGAELDTVGLFEQDGKTKKNYPLITNKENGEVLAWALWNEEFSDHGVCINSGEFNGLDFDAASSAIAAVLNAKNLGKRRTQYRLRDWGISRQRYWGCPIPIIHCTSCGEVPVPADRLPVVLPEDVVMDGVGSPIKKDPSFYETTCPTCGGKATRETDTLDTFFESSWYFARYASYDCDTAMVDERANYWLPVDQYVGGIEHAILHLLYARFFNKLMRDAGLLKNDEPFTNLLTQGMVLKDGAKMSKSKGNTVDPQALIDQYGADTSRLFMMFAAPPEQSLEWSDAGVEGAHRFLRRLWKAVFEHVEQGLVSSSIVGELNAELKTLRRQLHQTIEKITDDYARRHSFNTAIASVMELMNALAKIESNDPQTRALRQESLEAAVLLLSPIVPHISEALWTELKPGSSILDASWPSVDASALVQDEIELVIQVNGKLRGSLTVSRTTEKAEIEKQVVIQPCVQKYLEDGATVRKIIVVPNKLINVVVG; encoded by the coding sequence ATGCAGCAGCAGTATCCATTTCGCGAAATAGAAAAAACCGCGCAAACCTTCTGGGAAACCAACAAAACATTCGCCGCGAGTGAAGTTTCAGACAAACCCAAATACTACTGTTTGTCGATGTTTCCCTACCCTTCTGGCAAGCTGCACATGGGGCATGTACGCAACTACACCATCGGCGACGTACTGAGCCGTTTTCATCGCATGCGTGGCTATAATGTGATGCAACCTATGGGTTGGGATGCCTTTGGTTTGCCTGCTGAAAACGCTGCTATCAAGAATGAAACCGCGCCTGCAGCCTGGACATACAGTAACATCGAGCACATGAAAACCCAGCTCAAGCAGTTGGGCTTGGCTGTAGATTGGGATCGCGAGATTGCCACCTGCAAACCAGAATACTATCGCTGGGAACAATGGCTATTCACCGAGCTCTTTAAAAAAGGCCTGATCTACAAAAAAACCTCAACAGTAAACTGGGATCCTGTTGACCAAACCGTGCTGGCCAACGAGCAAGTGATTGATGGTCGTGGCTGGCGCTCTGGCGCAGTGATTGAAAAGCGTGACATACCGCAATACTTCATGAAAATCACGGCCTATGCCGATGAGTTATTGAGCGACCTCGATAAGCTGGACGGCTGGCCTGAGCAAGTCAAAACCATGCAGCGCAACTGGATAGGCAAAAGCTTTGGCTGCGAAGTCGAGTTCCCGATTGTTGGGGGCGAAGGCAACTTAAAGGTTTACACCACACGCCCAGATACCCTAATGGGTGCAACTTATGTGGCTGTTGCAGCAGAGCACCCACTAGCTACGCAAGCTGCGCAAAATAACCCAGCCCTGCAAGAATTTATCGCCGAGTGCAAACGCGGCAGCGTGGCAGAAGCCGATGTAGCTACTGCTGAGAAAAAAGGCATGGATACAGGGTCATTTGTGACGCATCCACTCAATGGCGAACAACTACCAGTTTGGGTCGCCAACTATGTGCTGATGGGCTATGGCGAGGGCGCTGTGATGGCGGTGCCAGCGCATGATGAGAGAGACTATGCGTTTGCAAAGAAATATCACTTACCATTCAAAGCTGTTATTTCTTCAAGCAGGTGGAAAGGGGCTGAATTAGATACAGTTGGTTTATTCGAGCAAGATGGTAAAACCAAAAAAAACTACCCTCTAATAACTAATAAAGAAAATGGTGAAGTATTAGCTTGGGCATTATGGAATGAAGAATTTTCAGATCATGGAGTGTGCATTAACTCTGGCGAGTTTAACGGCTTAGATTTTGATGCTGCATCTTCCGCAATCGCTGCAGTATTAAACGCAAAAAATCTGGGCAAACGGCGCACCCAATATCGCCTACGCGATTGGGGTATCTCACGTCAACGCTATTGGGGCTGCCCTATCCCTATCATTCACTGCACAAGCTGTGGCGAAGTGCCTGTGCCAGCAGATCGATTACCAGTCGTGCTACCCGAAGATGTAGTGATGGATGGTGTTGGTTCGCCAATCAAGAAAGACCCATCATTTTACGAAACCACTTGCCCAACCTGTGGTGGCAAAGCCACTCGCGAAACTGATACGCTGGACACCTTCTTTGAGTCGTCATGGTACTTTGCCCGCTACGCCAGCTATGACTGCGATACAGCCATGGTGGATGAACGTGCCAATTACTGGTTGCCAGTGGATCAATATGTAGGCGGCATTGAGCATGCGATCTTGCATCTGTTGTATGCGCGCTTTTTCAACAAGTTGATGCGTGATGCGGGGTTGCTGAAGAATGATGAGCCATTCACCAATCTGCTGACCCAAGGCATGGTGCTGAAGGATGGCGCCAAGATGAGTAAGTCCAAGGGCAATACAGTCGATCCGCAAGCGCTGATCGATCAATATGGTGCTGATACCTCACGTTTATTTATGATGTTCGCTGCACCACCAGAGCAAAGCCTGGAATGGTCAGATGCTGGTGTTGAAGGTGCGCACCGCTTCTTGAGACGCTTATGGAAAGCCGTGTTTGAGCATGTTGAGCAAGGCTTGGTCAGCAGCAGCATAGTCGGCGAATTAAACGCCGAGCTTAAAACCTTGCGCCGCCAATTGCACCAGACCATAGAAAAAATCACTGACGATTACGCACGGCGCCACTCTTTCAACACCGCGATCGCCTCGGTAATGGAACTGATGAATGCACTCGCTAAAATTGAAAGCAACGACCCGCAAACCCGTGCATTGCGTCAAGAGTCATTGGAAGCTGCTGTGTTATTGTTATCGCCAATTGTGCCGCATATCAGCGAGGCGCTATGGACAGAGCTTAAACCAGGCAGCAGTATTCTGGATGCTAGCTGGCCGAGTGTAGATGCGTCTGCATTGGTACAAGATGAAATCGAATTAGTCATACAAGTAAACGGCAAACTGCGTGGCAGCCTCACTGTGAGCCGCACAACGGAGAAAGCCGAGATTGAGAAGCAGGTAGTTATCCAGCCTTGCGTGCAAAAATATCTGGAAGATGGCGCAACTGTGCGTAAAATCATTGTAGTGCCGAACAAACTCATTAACGTCGTCGTGGGATAA
- a CDS encoding LPS-assembly lipoprotein LptE — translation MHMLKFNHLRFTHLWIAIFALTLAACGFQMRGMADLAFHTLYIKNNSLSISKSLKKTLAVNGVTIVNNPEKAELMLELMDESTQKKILSLSGGGLVREFEIYYRLNFRLRDPINELWGPMQTLEARRDYTYDDTQLLAKQSEEGALYDDMRKDVVNELLRRLIVQKPKSAVSQ, via the coding sequence ATGCATATGCTTAAATTTAACCACCTTAGATTCACCCATTTATGGATTGCAATTTTTGCATTGACGCTTGCTGCATGCGGCTTCCAGATGCGCGGCATGGCAGACCTGGCCTTTCATACGCTATATATCAAAAATAACTCCCTCAGCATTTCTAAAAGCCTGAAGAAAACGCTAGCGGTCAATGGGGTGACCATCGTCAATAATCCAGAAAAAGCAGAACTGATGCTGGAACTGATGGATGAATCGACCCAAAAGAAGATTCTGTCTCTGAGCGGTGGCGGTCTGGTTCGCGAGTTTGAAATATACTATCGGCTGAATTTTCGCCTGCGCGACCCTATTAACGAGCTATGGGGCCCAATGCAAACGCTTGAAGCGCGTCGTGACTACACCTACGATGATACGCAATTGCTAGCGAAACAATCTGAAGAAGGTGCTCTTTATGATGATATGCGTAAAGATGTAGTCAATGAGCTATTACGCCGCCTCATCGTACAAAAACCTAAATCAGCAGTTTCGCAATAA